The following is a genomic window from Miltoncostaea oceani.
GGCGTCGCGGCGGAGGTACTGGACGGGGGACAGCACGTACGCGCCGGCCTCGAAGGCGAAGGTGCGCATCGCCGCCACCCAGATGTCCCGGTCGTCCGCCGTCGGGGCGAGGTGGAAGTCGCAGCCGCCGCGGTGGAGCCGGGCGCGGGCGGCGGGCATGAAGTTCTCCCAGCAGATCAGGCCGCCGAGGCGCCCGATCTCCGTCGCGATCGGGTCGAGGTCGTCGCCGGCGCCCTGCCCCCAGAACACCCGCTCGTGCAGCGTCGGGATCAGCTTGCGGTGCCGGTGCGCCAGCCGCCCGTCCGGGCCGAACCACAGGAGCGAGTTCCACAACGTCCCGGGGCGGGCGGGGTCGCGTTCGTTCACGCCCACCGCCACCCACGCGCCCGCCCGCCGGGCGGCCGCACCGAGCCGGGCGGTGAGGGGACCGGGGACGTCCACCGCCCCCTCCCACATCCGCCGGTGCAGCTCCGTCGCCGCCGCCGACCAGCGCGCCGACGCGTACGCCCAGCGGGAACTCGGGTACAGCGACACGAACGCCTCCGGCAACGCCACCAGGCGGGCGCCGCCGTCCCCCGCCTCCTCGATCAGGCGGCACGCCTTCGCGACCGTCGCGTCGGCGTCCAGCACCACCGGCGTCGCCTGCACCAACGCGACCCGGACCACGCCGGGCCCCGTCATCGCCCGCCCCCCGCGCCGACGGAGACGCCGACGACCTCGGCGGTGTGCTCGCCGAGGCGGGGCGCCGGACCACCCGGCCGCGGGGGCGTCCGGGAGAACCTCAGCGGCGGTCCCGTCGCCCGCTCCCTCCCCAACGTCGGGTCATCGACCTCCACCACGAGGCCGATCGCCGCCGCATCGGGGTGGTCGAGCAGGGAGAACGGGCGGTCCGCCACCTCGCCGTGGGGGAGGCCGGCGGCGTCGAGGGCGGTCAGCCAATTGGCCGACGGCTCCGCGGCCAATCGCTCCCCGATCAGCACGGCGAGCTCGTCCGAGTGCCGCGCCCGGGAGGGGAGGTCGGCGAAGCGGGGGTCGTCGAGGAGGTGGCCGAGGCCGAGGGCGGTGAGCGCGCGGGCGTGGAGGCGGGGGGCGTAGCAGGCGAGGGCGACCGCCCCGTCGGCGGTGCGGTACGTCCGGTACAGCGCCCCGACGAAGCGGTTGAAGAGCGGCTCGCCGGAGTCCTCCTCGATGAGGCGGTGCGCGGCGAGGGCGGCGGAGGCCTCGAGGAGGGACGTCTCCACCACCTGGCCGCGGCCGCTCCGCTCGCGTTCGAGGAGGGCGGCGAGGATCCCGGACACCATGATCCACGGGGCGACGGTGTCGTGGGCGGGGACCGGCATCACCCGGCCGCCGTTCGCCGCGACGAGGCCGCTCTCCGACTGGAGGGCGACGTCCGTCCCCCGCCGCCCGCCCGGCCCGAACGCCGACAGGCTGCAGTGCACGAGCCGCGGGTTCCGCCCCGTCAGCTCCGCCGCGCCCGCGCCCAGGCGCTCCGCGACGCCGGGGGCGAAGGAGTGGACGAGGACGTCGGCGCCGTCGACGAGGCGGTGGAGCGCCGCGCGCCCCTCCTCCGTCCCCAGGTCGAGGACGACGCCGCGCTTGCCCCGGTTCACGGCGTGGAAGACCCGGCTCTCGCCGCGCACGTCGTCGACGGCGCGCCACTGGTCCCCCTCGGGCGGCTCGACCTTCACCACGTCCGCCCCCAGCTGCGCCAACGCCATCGTCGCGAGCGGCCCGCCGAGGTGGTGGGTCAGGTCGATCACCCGGACCCCCTCCAGCGGCGCGCTCACGACGCCGACCCCGCGTACACGGCGGCCAGCTCGGCCGTCCCCTCCCGCGGGCCGCAGCAGTACACCCGGTGGTCCGTGATGCCGGCCGGCCCGACGCGCATCACGTGCGCCTGGCGCGACACCCACGGGTTCCCCTCGTAGGTGCTGGTGCGCTCGAACTCCACCACGGCGCGCTCGCCGTCGCGGACGGTGCCGAGGAACGCGAACGACGGGTCCTCCTCCCACGTCGTGAACCACTCCGCCACCTTCGCCGCGACCGCCTCCGCGCCGTCGGCACGCTGGAACGTGTTCGGCGTCATCCCCACGAACCGCGCCTCCGGCGCGTAGACGGCGCGGATCCCGGCGGCGTCCTTCATGTCGATCGCCTCGACGAGGCGTGAGACGGGGTCGGTCATGGTGAGCTCCTCACTCGCGGGCTGCGTGACGTGACCGAGCCTGCCCCGCCCCCGTCAACGCTCCGTCAACGCCGCGTCCCCCGGCCGTCACGGAGCGGCGGGCGCGTTGATCGGCGGGCGCCGGGGGTGTCTGATGGGCCCATGCTCACCGCCCGGCTCTTCGGGGGACTGCGCGTCTGGATCGACGAACGGCCGCTGCCGCCGCTTCCGGGCCTCCGACCGCGCGCGCTGCTCGCCCAGCTCCTCCTCGACCCGACGCCTCAGCCGCGGGCGCGCCTCGCCGGGCGGTTCTGGCCGGACGTCCTCGACACCAGCGCCCGCGCGTCGCTGCGCAGCGCCCTCTGGACGGTGCGGGAGGCCCTCGACGCCGTCGGCGGCTCCGCCTACCTCGACGCCGGCCGCGCCCACGTCGGCATCGCCGGTGACCTGCCCCGCGACGTCGACACCGAGCGCTTCGCCGACCTCGCCGCCCGCCGTGACGACCCGGCGGCGCTGGAGGAGGCCGTCGCCCTCGCCGCGGGGCCCCTGCTCGCCGACCTCGCCGACGAATGGGTGCTCGACGCCCAGGACGCCCACCGGGCCGCGCTCGTCGACGTCCTGCGCCGCCTCGCCCGCCTCGCCGAGGACGCGGGCGACCTGCCCGCCGCGGTCCGCTGGACACGCGCCGTCGTCGCCGAGGAGCGCTTCGACGAGGGGGCGCACCGCGACCTCATGCGACTCCTCGACGCGTGCGGGGAGCGGGCGCAGGCCCTCGACGGGTACGACCGCCTCCGGCGGCTGCTCGCCTCCGACCTCGGCATCGTCCCGTCGCCCGCCACCCGGGAGCTCGCCCGCGCACTCCGCGGCGACGGGCCCCCCGCACCGGCCGCGCCGGCCCCCGCACCGGCGTCGCGGCGGCCGCCGCCGCCGCGGTCGGCGCCCGTCGGCCGCCGGCACGAGCGGGCGGTCCTGCGCGGGGCGTGGGAGGCCGCGGCGTCCGGCGCCGGCGGCCTCGCGGTGGTGGCGGGCCACGGCGGCATCGGCAAGTCGTGCCTCGTCGACGACCTCGCCGCCGCGGCCCGGGCGGAGGGTGCGCTCGTCGCCCGCGGCGACGCGCTCGACATCGAGGGCGCCCCGCCGCTCGCGCCCTGGTCGGAGGCCGTCCGCACCCTCGTCGAGGCGGTGCCCGCCCCGGACGGCGCGGCGTGGCCGGGTGACCTCGCGCGGCTCAGCCCCGCCGTCGCGACCGCGTGGGGCCGGCCGCCCGGTGACGCGGCGCCCGCCCCCGGGCTCGAGCGGATCCTGGTGTTCGAGGCGGTCGCCGAGCTCGTCGCGTGGGCCGCGCGCCGGGCGCCGGTGCTCCTGGTGCTGGAGGACCTCCACACCGCCGACCCGGCCACGTGCGCGCTGCTCGCCCACGTCGCCCGCCGGCTCGCGGGCGTCCCCGCCCTCATCGTCGCCACGCGGCGCCCCGCGCCGGACGCCGGCGGCCTCGACGCGGCGGTCGACGCGGTCCGCCCCCGGCTGCGCGTCGATGACGTCGCGCTCGGCCCGCTCGACCCGGAGGCCACCGCCGCCGTCGTCGCCGGGCACGCCCCGGGGCTCGCCGCGGACGCCGTCGACCGGGTCGCCCGGGCGGCGGGAGGCAACCCGCTGCTCGCGCGGGAGGCGGCACGGGCCGCCGCCGCGGGCCGCGACCCCGCCGAGGGCCTGCGCGCCGCCGTCCGCCGGCCCCTCGCCCGCCTCGCCCCGTCGTCGCGCCCGCTCGTCGATGCCGTCGCCGCCGCGGGCCGGGCCCTCCCCGCCGAGGAGGCCGGGCGGGTCGCGCCCGGTGGGCTCGGGGAGGCCCTCGCCGACGCGCAGGCGCAGGGCCTGCTCGTCCGCGACGACGACGGGCGCGTCCGGTTCGCCCACGACCTGCTCCGCGACGCCTGCTACGCCGAGATCGGCGACGCCCGCCGCGCCGCCGCGCACCGGCGGCTCGCGGCGGCCCTCGGCGCGCACAGCGGCCGCCGGGCGGGCGAGGTCGCCCGCCACCACCTGCGGGGCGGCGACCCCGAGACGGCGCGGCGGTACCTCGCCGAGGCCGCGCGCGACGCCCGGGCGCTCGGCGCCCTGGACGAGGCCGCCGCGTACCTCACCGAGGCGGCCGCCATGGCGGGCGGCGACGCCGTCGGCCGCGCCGAGCTGTGGCTCGCGCTCGCCGAGGTCCACGCGTGGCGGGCCGACCGCCCGGCGATGGACGCGGCGTTCGCACGCGCCGAGGCGCGGCTGTCGGAGGCCGGCGACGCCCGCGGCCTCGCGTACGCCCACGCCTCGCGTGGACGCTGGCTGCACACCACCCTCTGCCACCCCGCGGAGGCCCTCGCCGCGAGCCGCCGGGCGCTCGCCGTCATCGACGGCGGCCGCCTCCCGGTGCCGGAGGTGCGGCTGCTGGCCCTCACCGGCGCGGCCTGGGCGGAGGCCGTCGCCGGCGACCCCGCCGAGGCGGCCCGGCTCGCCGACGCCGCCCGCGCGATGCCCGAGGCCGACGGCGACGTCGCGCTGGAGGCCGAGCTGGAGCACGCACGCGGGACGGCGCTCCTGCGCGCCGGCGACGCCGTCGCCGCGGGGGAGGTGTGCGAACGGGCCGCGTCGCTCGCCCACGCCGCCGGGCGCGCCGACATGGCCGCGCTCTGCCTGCTGACCGCCTCGACGGCCGCGGCCTGCGCCGGGCAGGTGGAGCGGGTCCTGGCGCTCGCCGACCGCCTCGACGGCTGGGCGTGGCCGGGCGTCGGGCTGCAGGCCCAGATGGCGGCGGCCCGCGCGCACGCCCTCGCCCGCCTCGGCCGCCACGGGGAGGCCGTCGCCGCCGCGCGCGAGGCCGTCGCGGCGGCCGACCGGGCGGGGGACGCGATCAACCGTCCCCTCGCGGCGCTCGACCTCGGCCTGGTGCTGCTCGAGTCCGGGGATCCCGACGCGGCGGCCGCGTCCCTGCGCGAGGCGCTCGACGCCCCCGCGGCGCCCGTGCCCCGCGCCCTCGCCCGCCTGCGGCTCGCCGAGGCGCTCGTGCGCGCCGGAGACCCGGCGGCCGCGCGGACGGCGCTCGACGAGGTGCCCTTCGAGCCGGCCCGCGCCGCCGACATGGTCGAGTCGCTCGTGCCGCGCATCGCCCACGTCCGGGCGCTGCTGGCGGCGGGCGGCGGCGACGCGACCGAGGCGGCGCGCCGCCTCGACGAGGCGGAGGCGGGCTGGCGGCGCCTCGCGGCGTCGCCGCGGGCCGGTGAGGCGGTCGCCGCGGTGCTGGTCGACCTCGGCCGCCCGCCCGTCGCGGGGCTCGTCGACCCGGTCCACGAGTTGGCGCGCGTCGCGGCCGACCGCGCGCCCACCCCCGTGGCAGGATCCGTCTGATGCCCGGCTTCACCGTCACCAGCGTGTGCCCCGCGCCGGCGCTCGACGTCTTCGCCCTGCTCCACGACCCGGCGCGCATCGCCGAGTGGTGGGCCGACACCGACCGCGTCGAGGCGGGCGACGACGGCGTCGTCACCCGCTACGCGAGCGCGTGGCCCGACTTCCCCTACCCGCTCGGCGTCGCCCGGGGGGAGGGGGCCGTGACCATCTCGTGCCTGATGTCGGACATCGTCTACGAGTGGCGCCTCGCGCCGCACCCCGACGGGTGCGAGATCCGGGCGCGGGTGGAGCTGCCGGAGGCCGAGGCCGGGAAGCTCGAGGCCCAGCGCGACGAGGTCGGCCGCTCCATGGGGCGGCTCATCGCGCTGGCGGCGGCCACCCCGGGCTGACGGGCCCGTCGGAGCCGGCGGTGTAGTCCCGGAGCCCGGGGACGCCGGTGCGCCACGCGTCGAGGATCGGGCCGACGATGCGCCAGCACTCCTCCGCCTCGTCGCCGCGGATGGAGAGGGTGGGGTCGCCCGCGAGCACGTCGAGGATCACCCGGCCGTAGGCGGACACGTCCTGCGGGGCGAGGTGGGCGGCGAGCGTGACCTCCTCCACCGTGAACGGCTCCCCGGGGCCGTTGACCGTCACCGACAGCTCCAGGCGGTCCGGGGCGAGCCCGAGGAGCAGCACGTTCGGCTCGGGGTGCTGGCCCTGCCCGAAGGCGAGGTGGGGGACGGGCCGGAACCGGATGGCGACCTCCTGCCGCAACGCCCCCAAGGCCTTCCCGCTGCGCAACGTGAACGGCACGCCCGACCAGCGCCACGTGTCCACCCAGAGGGTGACGGCGGCGAACGTCTCCGTGCCCCGCGCCGGGTCGACGCCCTCCTCCGACGCGTAGTCGGGGACCGGGCCGCCGACGGCGTCACCCGCCGTGTACCGGGCCCGCACCGTCTGGGCGGCGACGTCGTCGGGTGTCCGGATCGACCGCAGCAGGTCGACCTTGCGGTCCCGCAGGTCCCGTTCGTGGAGGGTCGGCGGCGGCTCCATCGCCACCAGCGTCAGCACCTGCAGCAGGTGGTTCTGGATCATGTCCCGCAGCGCGCCCGCGCGGTCGTAGTACCCGGCGCGCCCCTCCAGGGCGAGGGTCTCGTCCCACACCACGTCGACGCGCTCGATGTGCTCGCGGTTCCAGATCGGCTCGAACAGGCGGTTCGCGAACCGCAGGCCCAGCAGGTTCTGCACCGTCTGCTTGCCGAGGAAGTGGTCGACGCGGTGGATCGCGTCCTCCGGCAGGACGTCCCGCAGCAACGCGTTCAGCGCCTGCGCGGACGCGAGGTCCTCCCCGAACGGCTTCTCGACCACCATGCGGCTGCCCTCCGGCAGGCCCGCCTCGGCGGCGGCGCGGATGGCGGGCGCGAAGACCGGTGGCGGCAGCGCCAGGTAGACCACCGCGGGCCCCTCCCCGTCGGCGAGCGCCGCACGCAGGGCGTCGGGGTCGGTCGCGTCGCCGCGCCGGTACGTGCAGGACCCGGCGAGCGCCTCCGCCGCCGACCGCGCCGCCGCGTCGCCGTGCACGCCGACCGCGGTGCGCACGTGGGCGCGGAACGTCGCGTCGTCCATCGCGGCCCGGTCCACCCCCACGATCGCGAGGTCGTCCGGCAGGCGCCCGTGGGCCCGCAGGCCCGCGAGGGCCGGCAGCAGCAGGCGGGCCGCCAGGTCGCCGCCGGCACCGAGCACGATCATCCGCGAGATCACGGGGGCAGCCTAGTCCCCCGGCGCGGGGGCGGGTCCCGCCCCACCGGCCCGCCGGGCCGCGACGGCGCCTGCCACCGCGACGACCTGCAGCACCACGATCCCCGCCGCCGGCACCGCCTGCCACGGCGTCCGCGCGAGGAGCAGCACCGCGCACGGCACCGTGAGCACCGAGCAGGCCAGCGGCAGCCGTCGCAGCGGCACGGCGTCCGCCGCGATCGCCCCCGCCGCCACCACCAGCGACAGCAGCGCGCACGACACCGTCACCGCGAGGTTGTCGGGCCGCTCCATCGCGACGGCCGCCGTCAGCGCGGCGCCGCCGAGCAGCAGGAGCAGCGCCCGCAGGGTCATCCGCCGGCGCGGTCCAGCACGCGCCCCGTCAGGTCCACGAACCGGTACGCCACGCGGTCGCCCGCGACGTCGATGCGCAGGTGGCCGAAGTCGGTGAGGGAGAGCTGCGCGCCACGGGTCGGGCGCGTGAACTCGTCCGCCCCGATCGGGCCCCCGCCGGTGCCGACCGTGAACGCCCGCACGCCGTCCACGACCCGCCGCTCGTACCGGTGCAGGTGGCCGGAGATGACGGCGTCGACGCCCGCCGCCCGCGCGACGGGCAGCAGCGGGTCACCCGGCTGGGGCGGCCGGTGGACGACCACGAACCGGTGGCGGAACCCGGGGCGCGCGAGCGCCTCCCGCGCGAAGGCGAGGCCCTCCGCGCCGACGGTGTCGCCCAGCACCACCGCCTGCACCGGGCCGTGCGCGACCACGTACCGGCCGCCGGGCGGCAGGTCGAAGACGTCGCGGATCGCGCCGTCGCCCGGCGGCGCGGCCTCGTGGTCGCCGAGGCCCACGTAGACGGGCGCGACCCGCATGACGTCGCGCATGGGCCGGAAGACGTTGCGGTCGAGCAGCACCTCCGCCGCCGTCAGGTAGCTGTTGTCGCCCGCGGTGAGCACCAGGTCGGGCTGCCCCGCCGCGATGGTCCGGGCGACGGCCCACTGCTCGTCGCCACCCTGGCCGTAGTCGGCGAGCGCCGCGATGCGGACCGGCGCGTCCGGGTCGCGCGGCGCCGTCGCGAACGACCCCGACGCCCGCCCGACGCCGTCGATCGACGCGGTCCACACGTGCCGCACCCCGGGGGCGAGGCCCTCGAGCACGCCGTCGCGGGCCGTCACCTGCCGCCCGGCGGGGTCGACCGCCACGATCGTCACGTCGGGGTCGCCGCCGGCGCGCCAGCGCATCTCGGCGCGGTCCCCGTCGACGCGGACGACGTACGGCCCGCGCGAGAAGGGGTCGCCCGAGGGCCCCAGCAGGTAGATGCGCCAGTAGACGACGACCGCCGCGACGACGAGCAGCGCCAGCGCGGCCAGCATCGACACCGCGATCAGGGCGCGGCGCAGACGCCGCTCGCGGCGTGTCAGGACCGCCGGTCCGGAGGTCAGCCCTCCCCTCCGAGCGCCCGGTCCAGGTCCCACGCGGCCGAGATCAGCCCGAGGTGGGTGAACGCCTGGGGGAAGTTCCCGAGCGACTCGCCGCTGTCGCCGACCTGCTCGGCGAACAGGCCGATCCCGTTCGCGTACGTCAGCATCTTCTCGAAGACGAGGCGCGCCTCCTCGAGGCGCCCCGCCCGCGTCAGGCACTCGACGAGCCAGAACGAGCAGAGCGAGAACGACCCCTCGGCGGTGCGCCCCAGGCCGTCGTCGGACGCCGTCTGCGGGTCGTACCGGTAGACGAGGCTGTCGGACACGAGGTCGCGCTGGGTCGCGTCGAGCGTCGCGAGCATGCGGGGGTCGCGGGGGCCGATGAACTTCACGAGCGGCATCAGCAGGTTGCTGGCGTCGAGGACGGTGCCGTCGTAGTACTGGACGAACGACTGGCGCTCCTCGCTCCAGCCGCGCTCCATGATCTCCTCGTAGATGCGGTCGCGGACGGAGCGCCACCGCGCCGTGTCGCCCGGCAGGCCCCGCTGCGACTGCATCCGCATCGCCCGCTCGAACGCGACCCAGCACATCAGCCGCGAGTAGACGAAGTGGCGCCGGCCGCCGCGGACCTCCCAGATGCCCTCGTCGGGCTGCTGCCAGTTGTCGGCGAGCCAGTCGAGGAGGCGCCGCAGGCTGGTCCACAGGTCCCAGCTGATCGGCTCGACCTTGTTCGACAGGTAGACGGCGTCCATCAGCTCGCCGTACACGTCGAGCTGGAGCTGGCCGTGCGCGCCGTTGCCGATCCGCACCGGCGCCGACCCGCGGTAGCCCTCGAGGTGGGGCAGCTCCCGCTCGGTCAGGTCGCGGCCGCCGTCGACGGCGTAGACGATCTGGAGGCGGGGGTCGCCGGGATCCGTCTCCCGGCAGCGCTCCTCCAGCCACCCCGCGAAGCGCTGGGCCTCGTCGTCGAACCCGAGCCGCTGGAAGGCGAACGCCGTGAACGCGGAGTCGCGGAGCCAGGCGTAGCGGTAGTCCCAGTTGCGGTTGCCGCCGATCGCCTCGGGGAGGCTGCAGGTGGGGGCGGCCACCATCGCCCCCGTCGGCGCGTAGGTGCAGAGCTTCAGGGTGATCGCGGACCGCTGGACCATCTCGCGCCAGCGGCCGTCGTAGTGGGAGTGCGCGAGCCACCGCCGCCAGAAGTCGCGGGTGGCGGCGAGCGCGTCCGCGACGGACGCGTCGCGCCACGCGCCGGCGGCGCCCGCGGGGTGCAGCACGAACCACGTGCTCTCACCCGCCGCGAGGCGGAACCGCGCGGTCGCCGCGGTCCCGTCGACCTCCATCGGGTGGCGTGACGAGAGCTCGGTGACGCGGCCACCGTCGGCGGTGAAGCGCGCCGTCCGGGGGTCGTCGAGCGCGACGCGGTGCGACCGGCGGGCGTAGTCGAACCCGGGCCGGCACGCCATGCGGAAGTCGACGGACCCGCGGACCACGTCGACGCGCCGCACCAGCGCGCACGGCTCCGCGCCGACCGGCATGAAGTCGGTGACCTCGGCGACGCCCGCCGGCGTGAAGAACCGCGTCAGCAGGATCGCCGTGTCCGGCAGGTAGAGCTGCTTCGACGGGCACGGCACGACGGGCGCCACCCGGAAGCTCCCCCCGATGCCGGCGTCGAGCACCGCCGCGAAGAGGCTCGGGGCGTCGAACCGCCCGGGGCAGAACCAGTCGATCGCCCCGTCCCGGCCGACGAGCGCCGCGGTGCGCAGGTCGCCGATCAGGCCGTAGCTCTCGATCGGCCGGTACCGGGGCTCGTGCGGCTCGCCCCACCCGGGCTCGTCGGTGACCCGCGCGTGGTCGTGGGCGGGGGACGCGGATCCACGGGTCATGGACCCACTCTAGTGCGGGTGCCACGGGCCCCATCCGGGACCCGCCCACGGCGGGTCCGCACGCGTGCGTCAAGCCGCGCGCCCTCCCGGCCGATAAGGGGCCTGCCCTCCCGTAACGCGCCGGCGGACCGCCCGATCGCGGGACGCGCCGGTGCACGGAGACCATCAGGAGCGCGGTGTGACCTCACGGAAGAGACTGCGACAGGCCGGTTTCTCGTACATCGAGGTGCTGGTCGGCATCGTCATCCTGGCCATCGTCGCGGGGGGCATCGCGCAGGGCCTGGCGCAGACGAGCAGCGCCCTCGGGACGTCGAAGGTGGAGACGACCGCCAACAAGCTGGCCGCCGCCGCCCTCGACCGGGCGCACCGCATGCCGTACGAGGACGTCGGCATCACCGGCGGGTCCCCGCCGGGGGTGATCGCGGCGACGACCAACACCGTCGTCGGCAGCGTCACCTACACCGTCGACACCGAGGTCGACTACGTCGACGACCCGGCCCTCGGCCAGCCGCAGACGTACGTGAACTACAAGAAGGTCACGGTCACCGTCACGCCGAAGACGAACCGCGCCCGCCCGACGACGGTCACCACCCTCGTCGCGCCGCCGGCCATCGGCTCGATCGCCGGCAAGTCGACGATCATCGTGAAGGTCATCGACGCGCTCACCGACGAACCCGTCGCGGGGGCGCCGGTCACCGCCGACCTCAGCACGTCGCCGGCCCAGACCCGGTCGACCGGCGCCGACGGGAAGGTCGTGTTCGCCGGCCTCGAGCCGAGCGCGATCCCGCTGAACGACCCGAAGTACAACTACCGGCTGACGATCGGGCTCCCGGCCCCGTGGGTGACGCACCCCGACAGCGTCCCCTCCATCGCCAAGCAGCACCTCACGGCGTCGCAGACGTGGACGACGACGCTGAAGGTCTTCAAGCGCTCCACGATCAACGTGAACCTGCGCGACGCCGCGACCGGCCAGCTCATCACCGAGCGGTCGGAGGTGCAGGTCAGCACCCCCGGTCCCGACGTCCTCAGCGAGTCGCAGGTGGGGACCACCGGCCAGTTCACGTACCCGACGATCGCGGGCAAGGAGATCCAGCCGAGCGCGTCCGACTTCACCGTCGTGGCGCAGGCCGACTGCTACGTCAACGCGAGCCAGCAGCGCCCCGTCCCGACGGGGTACCCGGCGAACACCACCGAGACGTTCAACTTCTCGATGACCCGCACGCCGAGCGGCTACCTCGACGTGGTGGTGCGGACGACCGCGAACGGCAACGCCCCGATCGCGGGCGCCCAGGTGCAGGTCTCCGGCGGCCAGTCGAACATCGCCCCCCGGGTCCGCTCCACCGACGCGAACGGCGCGGTGCGGTTCTGCCTGCCGCCGTCGGGCACCGCGAGCTACGTCGTCTCGGCGGCCCGGGCGGGTTACGGGGCGGGGTCGATCCTCGCGAACGTCGCGGTCGGTCAGACGACGCCGCTGACCATGTACCTCGCGCCGTCGGCGACCACCGGCACGATCCGCCTGAGCGCCGGCTCGTCGAACAAGCTCGTCCGCCTGCAGGCCGTCTCGGGGACCTACGACGCCTCCCAGACGACCAACAGCCAGTCGGTGGTGGTGAGCGGCCAGACGTACGCCGGCCTCGCCGACTTCACCGGGCTCGCCGCCGGCAACTACATGGCGTACATCGCCACCGGCTTCTCGGGCGGCACGCCGACGTGGAGCGCCGGCAAGCTCGTCTCCGCCGCGGGCAACACCGTCTCCTACTACCGGGTCCCGTGAGGCGCGCCCCCGCCAACGGAGGCCGGGCCGCCGCCCGCCGCCGCTCCCAGTCCGGCTTCAGCCTGATGGAGCTGCTGATGGGGATCGTCCTCACCGGCATCTTCTCCCTCGCGCTGTACGGGTTCTTCTTCTCGGGCGTCGTCTCGGCGCGCACCCACGAGTCGCAGGCCCGTGCGCAGTCCGAGGCGCGCCTGTCCATCGACCGCTTCGCCCGCGAGGTGCGGCAGGCGGTGAGCCCCGACGACGGCCTCACCGCGCCCGTGATCTCGCTGTCGCCGACGGTGATCGAGCTCTACATCGACCCCTCGCGCGTCGCGACCGCGACCACCCCGCGCCCCGAGAAGGTGCGGTACTCGATCGTCGCCGACCAGCTGATCCGCGAGTCGTCGGCGCCGGTCGGCACGACCTGGCCGTTCTCGTACGGCGCGTACGCGAAGCGCACGGTCATGGTCGAGGACCTGCAGCAGGGCGCGGTCCCCGCGTTCCGCGC
Proteins encoded in this region:
- a CDS encoding metallophosphoesterase — translated: MGPGPGARRGGLTSGPAVLTRRERRLRRALIAVSMLAALALLVVAAVVVYWRIYLLGPSGDPFSRGPYVVRVDGDRAEMRWRAGGDPDVTIVAVDPAGRQVTARDGVLEGLAPGVRHVWTASIDGVGRASGSFATAPRDPDAPVRIAALADYGQGGDEQWAVARTIAAGQPDLVLTAGDNSYLTAAEVLLDRNVFRPMRDVMRVAPVYVGLGDHEAAPPGDGAIRDVFDLPPGGRYVVAHGPVQAVVLGDTVGAEGLAFAREALARPGFRHRFVVVHRPPQPGDPLLPVARAAGVDAVISGHLHRYERRVVDGVRAFTVGTGGGPIGADEFTRPTRGAQLSLTDFGHLRIDVAGDRVAYRFVDLTGRVLDRAGG
- a CDS encoding CaiB/BaiF CoA transferase family protein translates to MSAPLEGVRVIDLTHHLGGPLATMALAQLGADVVKVEPPEGDQWRAVDDVRGESRVFHAVNRGKRGVVLDLGTEEGRAALHRLVDGADVLVHSFAPGVAERLGAGAAELTGRNPRLVHCSLSAFGPGGRRGTDVALQSESGLVAANGGRVMPVPAHDTVAPWIMVSGILAALLERERSGRGQVVETSLLEASAALAAHRLIEEDSGEPLFNRFVGALYRTYRTADGAVALACYAPRLHARALTALGLGHLLDDPRFADLPSRARHSDELAVLIGERLAAEPSANWLTALDAAGLPHGEVADRPFSLLDHPDAAAIGLVVEVDDPTLGRERATGPPLRFSRTPPRPGGPAPRLGEHTAEVVGVSVGAGGGR
- a CDS encoding ATP-binding protein, yielding MLTARLFGGLRVWIDERPLPPLPGLRPRALLAQLLLDPTPQPRARLAGRFWPDVLDTSARASLRSALWTVREALDAVGGSAYLDAGRAHVGIAGDLPRDVDTERFADLAARRDDPAALEEAVALAAGPLLADLADEWVLDAQDAHRAALVDVLRRLARLAEDAGDLPAAVRWTRAVVAEERFDEGAHRDLMRLLDACGERAQALDGYDRLRRLLASDLGIVPSPATRELARALRGDGPPAPAAPAPAPASRRPPPPRSAPVGRRHERAVLRGAWEAAASGAGGLAVVAGHGGIGKSCLVDDLAAAARAEGALVARGDALDIEGAPPLAPWSEAVRTLVEAVPAPDGAAWPGDLARLSPAVATAWGRPPGDAAPAPGLERILVFEAVAELVAWAARRAPVLLVLEDLHTADPATCALLAHVARRLAGVPALIVATRRPAPDAGGLDAAVDAVRPRLRVDDVALGPLDPEATAAVVAGHAPGLAADAVDRVARAAGGNPLLAREAARAAAAGRDPAEGLRAAVRRPLARLAPSSRPLVDAVAAAGRALPAEEAGRVAPGGLGEALADAQAQGLLVRDDDGRVRFAHDLLRDACYAEIGDARRAAAHRRLAAALGAHSGRRAGEVARHHLRGGDPETARRYLAEAARDARALGALDEAAAYLTEAAAMAGGDAVGRAELWLALAEVHAWRADRPAMDAAFARAEARLSEAGDARGLAYAHASRGRWLHTTLCHPAEALAASRRALAVIDGGRLPVPEVRLLALTGAAWAEAVAGDPAEAARLADAARAMPEADGDVALEAELEHARGTALLRAGDAVAAGEVCERAASLAHAAGRADMAALCLLTASTAAACAGQVERVLALADRLDGWAWPGVGLQAQMAAARAHALARLGRHGEAVAAAREAVAAADRAGDAINRPLAALDLGLVLLESGDPDAAAASLREALDAPAAPVPRALARLRLAEALVRAGDPAAARTALDEVPFEPARAADMVESLVPRIAHVRALLAAGGGDATEAARRLDEAEAGWRRLAASPRAGEAVAAVLVDLGRPPVAGLVDPVHELARVAADRAPTPVAGSV
- a CDS encoding glucose-6-phosphate dehydrogenase, whose translation is MISRMIVLGAGGDLAARLLLPALAGLRAHGRLPDDLAIVGVDRAAMDDATFRAHVRTAVGVHGDAAARSAAEALAGSCTYRRGDATDPDALRAALADGEGPAVVYLALPPPVFAPAIRAAAEAGLPEGSRMVVEKPFGEDLASAQALNALLRDVLPEDAIHRVDHFLGKQTVQNLLGLRFANRLFEPIWNREHIERVDVVWDETLALEGRAGYYDRAGALRDMIQNHLLQVLTLVAMEPPPTLHERDLRDRKVDLLRSIRTPDDVAAQTVRARYTAGDAVGGPVPDYASEEGVDPARGTETFAAVTLWVDTWRWSGVPFTLRSGKALGALRQEVAIRFRPVPHLAFGQGQHPEPNVLLLGLAPDRLELSVTVNGPGEPFTVEEVTLAAHLAPQDVSAYGRVILDVLAGDPTLSIRGDEAEECWRIVGPILDAWRTGVPGLRDYTAGSDGPVSPGWPPPAR
- a CDS encoding nuclear transport factor 2 family protein; the encoded protein is MTDPVSRLVEAIDMKDAAGIRAVYAPEARFVGMTPNTFQRADGAEAVAAKVAEWFTTWEEDPSFAFLGTVRDGERAVVEFERTSTYEGNPWVSRQAHVMRVGPAGITDHRVYCCGPREGTAELAAVYAGSAS
- a CDS encoding carbon-nitrogen hydrolase family protein — protein: MTGPGVVRVALVQATPVVLDADATVAKACRLIEEAGDGGARLVALPEAFVSLYPSSRWAYASARWSAAATELHRRMWEGAVDVPGPLTARLGAAARRAGAWVAVGVNERDPARPGTLWNSLLWFGPDGRLAHRHRKLIPTLHERVFWGQGAGDDLDPIATEIGRLGGLICWENFMPAARARLHRGGCDFHLAPTADDRDIWVAAMRTFAFEAGAYVLSPVQYLRRDAFPDDFPFPDELAACPDELLVGNSVIVDPGGTIVAGPVAGREEILYADCDHAAILAARRVFDVAGHYSRPDLEPV